A DNA window from Pogona vitticeps strain Pit_001003342236 chromosome 2, PviZW2.1, whole genome shotgun sequence contains the following coding sequences:
- the LOC110070872 gene encoding uncharacterized protein LOC110070872, whose protein sequence is MMKRRRIAQQHLEQPGQELITKKENRELKIQVGRSGDHVKELTQRRNHINAYNLSRHLITHKGKEPYPCLECGKSYNRSGTLRLHQRTHTGDKPHKCMECGKSFTQSSHLKLHQRTHTGEEPHKCIECGKTFLHSGALRLHQRTHTGHKPHKCMECGKSFSQSSHLRSHQRAHTGEKPHTCMECGKSFAVNSNLRLHQRTHTGEKPHKCMECGKSFSQSINLRTHQRTHTGEKPHKCMECGKSFSQSVNLRTHQRTHSGEKPHKCMECGKSFSQSGVLRSHERTHTGEKLQTCMECGKSFSRTDHLRLHQRTHTGEKPHTCMECGKSFSRSGNLRSHQRTHTGEKPHKCMECGKRFIHSGALRLHQSTHTGEKPHKCMECGKSFSTRGNLRLHQRTHTGEKPHKCMECGKSFSQTDLLSSHQRTHTGEKPYKCMECGKSFSRSGNLRSHQRNHTGEKPHKCMECGKSFSTSGNLGLHQRTHTGEKPHKCMECGKSFSQSGNLRSHQRTHTEEKPHKCMECGKSFNTRGNLRLHQRTHTGEKPHKCMECGKSFSRTDLLSSHQRTHTGEKPHKCMECGKSFSRSDVLRLHGRTHTGEKPHQCMECGKSFSQSGVLRSHERTHTGEKAHKCMECGKSFSRSGNLRSHQRTHTGEKPHKCMECGKSFSTSGNLRLHQRTHTGEKPHKCMECGKSFSRSGNLRSHQRTHTVRNHINDGM, encoded by the coding sequence atgatgaagaggagaagaattgcccagcaacatctggagcaacctgggcaggaactcataaccaaaaaagaaaacagagaattgaaaatccAAGTGGGCAGGAGTGGAGATCATGTGAAAGAACTCACGCAGCGGAGAAACCACATAAACGCATATAATCTCAGTAGACATCTTATAACTCACAAAGGGAAGGAACCGTATCCATGtttggaatgcggaaagagctacAATCGGAGTGGTACCCtgaggttacatcaaaggactcacactggggataaaccacataaatgcatggaatgtggaaagagctttactcagagtagtcaccttaagttacatcaaaggactcacactggggaggaaccacataaatgcatagaatgtggaaagaccttcctTCACAGTGGTgcacttaggttacatcaaaggactcacactgggcataaaccacataaatgcatggaatgtggaaagagctttagtcagagtagtcaccttaggtcacatcaaagggctcacactggggagaaaccacatacatgcatggaatgtggaaagagcttcgcTGTAAATtctaaccttaggttacatcaaaggactcacactggggagaaaccacataaatgcatggaatgtggaaaaagctttagtcagaGCATTAATCTTAGaacacatcaaaggactcacactggggagaaaccacataaatgcatggaatgtggaaaaagctttagtcaaaGCGTTAATCTTAGaacacatcaaaggactcacagtggagagaaaccacataaatgcatggaatgtggaaagagctttagtcagagtggtgtcctaagatcacatgaaagaactcacactggggagaaactacagacatgcatggaatgtggaaagagcttcagtcggactgatcatcttaggttacatcaaaggactcacactggagagaaaccacatacatgcatggaatgtggaaagagctttagtcggagtggtaaccttaggtcacatcaaaggactcacactggggagaaaccacataaatgtatggaatgtggaaagaggttcaTTCACAGTGGTgcacttaggttacatcaaagcactcacactggggagaaaccacataaatgcatggaatgtggaaagagctttagtacaagaggtaaccttaggttacatcaaaggactcacactggtgagaaaccacacaaatgtatggaatgtggaaagagctttagtcagactGATCttcttagttcacatcaaaggactcacactggggagaaaccatataaatgcatggaatgtggaaagagctttagtcggagtggtaaccttaggtcacatcaaaggaatcacactggggagaaaccacataaatgcatggaatgtggaaagagctttagtacaAGTGGTAACCTtgggttacatcaaaggactcacactggggagaaaccacataaatgcatggaatgtggaaagagctttagtcagagtggtaaccttaggtcacatcaaaggactcacactgaggagaaaccacataaatgcatggaatgtggaaagagctttaatacaagaggtaaccttaggttacatcaaaggactcacactggtgagaaaccacacaaatgtatggaatgtggaaagagctttagtcggactGATCttcttagttcacatcaaaggactcacactggggagaaaccacataaatgcatggaatgtggaaagagttttagtcgcagtgatgtccttaggttacatggaagaactcacactggggagaaaccacatcagtgtatggaatgtggaaagagctttagtcagagtggtgtcctgaggtcacatgaaagaactcacactggggagaaagcacataaatgcatggaatgtggaaagagctttagtcggagtggtaaccttaggtcacatcaaaggactcacactggggagaaaccacataaatgtatggaatgtggaaagagctttagtacaagtggtaaccttaggttacatcaaaggactcacactggggagaaaccacataaatgcatggaatgtggaaagagctttagtcggagtggtaaccttaggtcacatcaaaggactcacactgtgagaaaccacataaatgatgGAATgtga
- the LOC140703838 gene encoding RNA-directed DNA polymerase from mobile element jockey, whose protein sequence is MRGVTADLTGARVEALVDAWFTAAASAVDTIAPKRPLSRRDRPPPWFNQDLGTSKRVRRRLERKWRKDPTVFNHIAVKVATNLYQAKVKAASRTYLANRINEASNQQAELFRIVRDLSGIGPGDRPPPSFTPDQFAAFFKSKVEAIRRDLSPFLNTVSRAEMSSAPSCPVIFDSFQPVSPNTVARTLDRCRASTSSLDPCPAWLIKAARPSTMEWATVIINGSSLEGKFPSALKDTLIRPIRKKPSLAADEIGNYRPVTNVSFLSKVVERVVADQLQAFLDDTDSLDPFQSGFRPRHGTETALVALCDDLLREADRGKMSLLVLLDISAALDTIDHGILLGRLTDLGIGGRAFAWLRSFLEDRPQRVQLGENVSAPWSLNCGVPQGSIISPMLFNIYMRPLGGVIRGCGALCHQYADVTQLYISFSPTTGDAVLSLHCCLETVREWMQENGLRLNPDKTEVLRVGAPTVGDLGNSLIFGGVTLPARDGVHSLGIHLDPALTMETQVASVVRTAFFHLRRIAQLRPYLDVGALNTLVHALVISRLDHCNALYVGLPLRLLRKLQVVQNAAARLLSGVRRYQHISPTLAALHWLPIRFRIDFKVLMLIYKALNGLGPQYLVERLLPPRSTRVTRASQEVRLRSLTPREAWKEKTRNRAFSAVAPRLWNNLPPEIRAAPSLGIFKKQLKTLMYRQAFPTDNP, encoded by the coding sequence atgagaggggttacggctgacctgacTGGCGCTcgtgtcgaggctctggtcgacgcctggttcacagccgcggctagtgccgtagacacaattgcgcctaaacgccctctcagccgcagagatcgcccgccgccctggtttaaccaggatctcgggacgtcgaagcgggtcaggagacggctagagcgcaaatggagaaaggacccgacggtttttaatcacatagctgttaaggtcgctactaacctttaccaggccaaggtaaaggctgccagtcgaacatacctcgctaaccggataaacgaggcgtctaatcagcaggcggaattattccgtatagtacgtgacctatccggaattggcccgggtgataggcctccccctagttttacaccggaccaatttgcagcattttttaaatctaaagtggaggccatccgccgggacctctccccttttttgaatacagtgagtcgagctgagatgtccagcgctccgtcttgtccggtgatttttgactcctttcagcctgtttcgcccAACACTGTGGctaggacgcttgatcgctgccgtgcctccacctcctctttggacccttgcccggcctggctaatcaaggcagccaggccttcaacaatggaatgggctactgtaataattaatgggtcttcccttgagggcaaatttccctctgccctcaaggatacactcattaggcccataagaaagaaacctagtttggcggcggacgaaattggcaattataggcccgtcaccaatgtttctttcttaagcaaggtagtcgagagggtggtggccgatcagcttcaggcgttcctggatgacacagattccctggatccatttcagtcgggcttcaggccgcgccatggaacagagacggcattggtcgccctgtgtgatgacctgttgagggaggccgacagaggcaaaatgtctctgctggtcctcctcgatatctcagcggccttagataccattgaccacggtatcctcctggggaggctcaccgatttgggaataggtggccgggcatttgcctggctccgttccttcttggaggaccgtccccaaagagtacagcttggggagaatgtctcggccccgtggagcctcaattgtggggttccacaggggtcgatcatctccccaatgctgtttaacatctatatgaggccgctggggggggtcatcagggggtgtggagccctgtgccatcaatatgcggatgtcacgcagctctacatctccttttctccaactacaggagatgccgttctgtcccttcactgctgcctggagaccgttcgggaatggatgcaggagaatgggctgaggctgaacccggacaagacagaggtactgagggtgggcgctcccacagtcggggatttgggaaactccctcatttttgggggagtgaccctgcctgccagggatggggttcacagcttggggattcatctggacccggcgctcactatggaaacccaggtggcgtccgtggtccgcaccgcatttttccatcttcggcggatagcccagctgcgaccctaccttgatgtgggggctctcaacactttggtacatgcgcttgtaatctcaagattagaccactgcaatgcgctctacgtggggctacctttgaggctactgcggaaactacaggtggtccagaatgctgcggccagattactcagtggagtgagaagataccaacatatctcacccactctggctgcattgcattggctgcccatccgattccgcatcgacttcaaagtgttgatgcttatttacaaagccctaaacggtttaggacctcaatatttggtggaacgccttctcccacctagatctacccgtgtcacccgtgcgagccaggaggtgaggctgaggagcctgacgccgagagaggcctggaaggaaaagaccagaaatcgggccttctcggcggtggctcctcgcctctggaacaacttacctcctgagattcgcgcggctccctcgctgggcatttttaagaaacaattgaaaacactgatgtataggcaggctttcccaacagataatccctga